From the Spodoptera frugiperda isolate SF20-4 chromosome 16, AGI-APGP_CSIRO_Sfru_2.0, whole genome shotgun sequence genome, one window contains:
- the LOC118280795 gene encoding facilitated trehalose transporter Tret1, whose translation MTAPLLRQTWTMSAVLINMFGQGLVLSFPSSLLPALSRPDSPIKADLHTASWLGSIVGVAGIPGFFISSFLMDMFGRKVTHALVILPAIVGWVMIYFSQDITVLMTGRFLGGLSSAATVSLGAVVIGEYTSPKYRGVFLYLKNASVCMGAMFIHIISGFLHWRTIALVACTPLLFAFFVVCTWPESPAWLLSKQQYDKSEKAFYWLRGNNEASRREITDTIKAQRERMAKPKLTQSYGEQIKDFLKKFTQKDFVKPVFITLLATIVLEMSGRHIFPAYLLHIMSEMTGEKSQSFYYTLGSDIIITASALFASILVKMMNRRTLLFSTGFAAFGVLMAVCTYLFLEAKGIIPGGRSWIPMSLLIVYFILANLGCAPIPLALVGEVFPLSHRGAGLALSGVWISLGLIVGLKSTPHLIDSIKVYGFFAVYGIIMAISLVILYFMMPETKDRTLQEIENYFNYGRFANVDDDDEEANTKMINE comes from the exons ATGACGGCTCCATTACTTAGACAG ACATGGACGATGTCAGCGGTGCTGATCAATATGTTCGGGCAGGGCCTGGTGCTGAGCTTCCCATCCAGCTTACTTCCAGCTCTCAGCAGACCTGACTCCCCCATCAAAGCTGATCTTCACACCGCGTCATGGCTGG GGTCTATTGTCGGTGTGGCTGGCATCCCAGGGTTCTTCATATCCTCATTCCTCATGGATATGTTCGGGAGGAAAGTTACTCATGCTCTGGTGATACTACCAGCCATCGTGGGCTGGGTCATGATCTACTTCTCGCAAGACATCACGGTTCTGATGACTGGACGGTTTCTAGGTGGACTGTCTTCAGCAGCCACCGTCTCCTTAGGAGCTGTCGTGATAGGAGAATACACCAGCCCTAAGTACAGAGGAGTCTTCCTGTATCTCAAGAATGCTTCCGTGTGCATGGGAGCTATGTTCATTCACATTATAAGCGGGTTTTTACATTGGAGGACGATTGCATTGGTTGCCTGTACTCCTCTCCTTTTTGCTTTCTTTGTTGTCTGCACGTGGCCGGAGAGTCCCGCCTGGTTGCTCTCCAAACAACAGTACGACAAGAGTGAGAAAGCATTCTACTGGCTCCGAGGAAACAATGAAGCCTCTCGCAGAGAAATTACTGACACCATCAAAGCGCAGAGAGAAAGAATGGCAAAGCCCAAATTGACACAAAGTTATGGGGAGCAAATTAAGGATTTCCTCAAGAAATTCACGCAAAAAGACTTCGTGAAACCTGTCTTTATAACGCTACTGGCTACTATTGTGCTAGAAATGAGTGGGAGACACATATTCCCTGCCTACCTCCTCCACATTATGTCAGAGATGACTGGAGAGAAGTCGCAGTCGTTCTACTATACCCTTGGTTCTGATATCATCATCACCGCGAGCGCTTTGTTTGCCTCAATTCTAGTGAAAATGATGAACAGGCGAACATTACTCTTCTCCACTGGATTTGCTGCCTTTGGAGTATTGATGGCAGTCTGCACGTATCTCTTCTTGGAGGCCAAGGGCATAATACCTGGTGGACGCTCCTGGATACCGATGTCTTTGTTGATAGTATACTTCATACTTGCCAATTTGGGCTGTGCTCCTATACCGTTGGCTTTAGTGGGGGAAGTATTTCCCTTGTCCCACAGAGGAGCAGGGTTAGCTCTCTCTGGAGTTTGGATATCTTTAGGTTTGATAGTAGGACTCAAATCAACTCCACATTTAATAGATAGCATCAAAGTCTATGGATTTTTCGCCGTGTATGGAATCATAATGGCGATATCTCTTGTCATACTTTACTTTATGATGCCAGAAACCAAAGATAGGACTCTTCAAGAAATTGAAAATTACTTCAACTATGGAAGGTTTGCgaatgttgatgatgatgatgaggaagcGAATACGAAGATGATCAATGAGTAA
- the LOC118280802 gene encoding facilitated trehalose transporter Tret1-like: MVPPFFRQAWTVSAVWTNMIAQGMVLSYPTSLLPALKDPDSPIKADLHTASWLASSAGLSGIPGFLVSSYLMDAYGRKLSHAAVILPGFIGWIFIYLARGIPALMIGRILGGITAGATVSLGAIIIGEYSDPKYRGVFLNLKTAAVCLGGMIVHILGHFFHWRTVALIALTPYVLSLLVIYTWPESPAWLASRGQFQKSEDSFYWLRGKSEASFNEMEELIKAQMERRSKPVESKTCSDNIVGFFHRLTQRDFLKPLFIIFISSIVLETSGRHLFPAYALQIIGEVTGNKSQTFYYTLGIDLIITCSAVSSSILVKIMKRRTLLLSTGFSACVVMMAACVYLYLREEGVIANDKAWIPIGLFAGYFIFANLGCTPIPLALLGEVFPLRHRGVGSSAAGIFISCGVMAGLQVTPYLLIHLKVYGTFAVFAGVMGLALLVLYFILPETKDRTLQEIEDYFNYGKFKDDNKMDEDAEVKIKMVK, encoded by the exons ATGGTGCCTCCTTTCTTTAGACAG GCATGGACGGTGTCAGCGGTGTGGACCAACATGATAGCGCAGGGCATGGTGCTCAGCTACCCAACCAGCCTCCTACCTGCCCTGAAGGATCCTGACTCCCCCATCAAGGCTGATCTGCATACTGCATCATGGTTGG CATCATCAGCTGGCCTCTCTGGAATCCCAGGGTTCCTGGTATCATCCTACCTCATGGACGCATACGGCCGAAAACTGTCACACGCTGCTGTGATCCTACCAGGATTTATAGGGTGGATCTTCATATACCTCGCTCGAGGCATACCAGCACTCATGATTGGAAGAATTCTAGGTGGCATAACAGCCGGCGCCACCGTCTCTTTAGGAGCCATCATTATAGGAGAATATTCAGACCCCAAGTACCGAGGAGTCTTCCTAAACCTCAAAACAGCAGCAGTATGTCTAGGAGGCATGATTGTTCACATCCTTGGCCACTTCTTTCATTGGAGGACAGTTGCCCTAATCGCTCTAACGCCGTACGTGCTATCCTTATTGGTCATTTACACATGGCCTGAAAGTCCAGCGTGGTTGGCGTCAAGAGGACAGTTCCAAAAAAGTGAAGACTCTTTCTATTGGTTGAGGGGGAAATCGGAGGCATCCTTCAATGAAATGGAAGAATTAATCAAAGCTCAAATGGAACGGAGATCGAAACCAGTGGAGAGTAAAACATGCAGTGATAATATTGTTGGTTTCTTTCATAGATTAACCCAAAGGGATTTCCTCAAACCACTGTTTATTATCTTCATCAGCTCTATAGTCCTGGAAACTAGTGGTAGACACTTGTTCCCCGCGTACGCATTGCAAATTATCGGAGAAGTGACTGGCAACAAGTCTCAGACTTTTTACTACACTTTGGGTATTGATCTGATCATCACATGCAGTGCCGTCTCTTCATCTATACTTGTCAAGATCATGAAGCGAAGGACACTACTCTTGTCCACCGGGTTCTCCGCGTGTGTAGTGATGATGGCAGCGTGTGTCTATCTGTATTTAAGAGAAGAGGGTGTCATAGCGAACGACAAGGCCTGGATACCTATAGGCTTGTTTGCAGGATACTTCATCTTTGCCAATTTGGGCTGTACGCCGATACCTTTAGCGTTGTTAGGGGAAGTGTTTCCTTTGCGCCATCGAGGAGTTGGATCCTCGGCAGCAGGTATCTTCATATCGTGTGGTGTGATGGCTGGACTGCAGGTGACTCCGTATCTACTCATACATCTGAAGGTGTATGGTACATTTGCTGTCTTCGCTGGAGTTATGGGTCTTGCTCTATTGGTGCTATATTTCATTCTACCAGAAACTAAGGATAGGACTCTTCAAGAGATTGAGGATTATTTCAATTATGGCAAGTTCAAAGATGACAACAAGATGGACGAAGATGCCGAAGTTAAGATTAAAATGGTGAAGTGA
- the LOC118280666 gene encoding facilitated trehalose transporter Tret1 isoform X1, with product MMGCSKTWITPFVKQCFVTAGVSLNMAGSGLVIGFTTALLEQLKRPGSIIPLDVTSGSWVAAIPGMSLVFGNFIAPTTMSRYGRKPANLISIVPLIIGWAAIYFANSITILLLARFLQGLCMGMCTSLGSLLIGEYTSPKNRGAFLMTISVSIAMAVMAVHSLGAYFTWQTTALICGGISFIDLFIVLYSPESPSWLAQKGKYDACKQSFRWLRGDTEEEELRKMIEASILLREAKADMQQTKSWIKKFRNQVEYFKTTVKKKEFMKPIIIMIHIYILGQWSGINMLVAFPIDLFHKMVGKDCNIPLLVLTLDVHRIVANTTALYVIQKVKRRTILGVTVCINITALIACAAYSYAKETGHISMDEFSFGIAIIHIHMFAVATGSLPLCFIIAGEIFPLEYRSLAGGISVLFYSTNLFVTIKTAPFLLSSIDLYGTYLIYASLMIYSLLVVWNLLPETKDRTLQDIEDEFRGRPLSPEELKSVQSLASIRAITADRRCSNPITL from the exons ATGATGGGTTGCTCAAAAACATGGATTACGCCGTTTGTAAAGCAG TGCTTCGTCACTGCTGGCGTATCCCTCAACATGGCTGGCTCCGGGCTGGTGATCGGCTTCACCACCGCGCTGCTGGAACAGCTCAAGAGACCTGGGTCTATCATACCCCTTGATGTCACTTCTGGATCTTGGGTAG cGGCCATACCCGGTATGTCCCTGGTCTTCGGGAACTTCATCGCACCGACAACGATGTCGAGGTACGGCAGGAAGCCTGCCAACCTGATCAGCATAGTGCCACTGATCATCGGCTGGGCAGCCATCTATTTCGCCAACAGCATCACCATCCTACTCCTGGCCAGGTTCCTTCAGGGACTCTGCATGGGCATGTGCACTTCCCTAGGATCACTTCTAATAGGAGAATACACCAGCCCGAAGAACAGAGGAGCCTTTCTGATGACGATATCAGTTTCCATAGCCATGGCAGTGATGGCAGTACATTCTCTAGGAGCATACTTCACGTGGCAAACCACAGCCTTAATCTGTGGCGGTATCTCCTTCATCGACCTCTTCATCGTATTATATTCACCAGAATCTCCAAGCTGGTTGGCTCAGAAAGGCAAATATGATGCCTGCAAGCAATCCTTCCGATGGCTTAGAGGCGACACCGAGGAAGAAGAACTAAGGAAAATGATAGAAGCAAGCATTCTGCTTAGAGAAGCTAAAGCAGACATGCAGCAAACGAAGTCCTGGATAAAGAAGTTCAGGAACCAGGTGGAGTATTTCAAGACAACGGTGAAGAAAAAGGAGTTTATGAAGCCGATCATCATAATGATACACATCTACATCTTGGGGCAATGGAGCGGGATCAACATGTTGGTGGCGTTCCCCATAGACTTGTTCCATAAGATGGTGGGCAAGGACTGCAACATACCACTACTGGTGCTGACCCTGGACGTGCACAGAATAGTAGCGAACACGACAGCACTGTACGTGATACAGAAAGTGAAAAGACGAACTATATTAGGTGTGAcagtttgtataaatattactGCTCTGATAGCTTGCGCGGCATATTCCTATGCGAAGGAAACCGGCCACATTTCCATGGACGAGTTTAGTTTTGGGATAGCCATAATACATATTCACATGTTTGCTGTAGCCACAGGCTCACTGCCACTATGTTTCATAATAGCTGGTGAGATATTTCCACTGGAATACCGCAGTTTGGCGGGAGGGATCAGCGTGTTGTTCTATTCGACGAATTTATTTGTTACCATAAAAACTGCTCCATTTTTATTAAGTTCTATAGATTTGTATGGAACCTATTTAATATACGCGTCTTTAATGATCTATAGTTTATTAGTTGTATGGAATCTGTTGCCTGAAACGAAGGATAGGACTCTTCAGGATATTGAAGACGAGTTCAGAGGTAGACCTTTGTCTCCTGAGGAGCTGAAGTCTGTGCAATCTTTAGCTTCTATAAGAGCAATCACTGCAGATAGAAGATGCAGTAACCCGATAACTTTATAA
- the LOC118280666 gene encoding facilitated trehalose transporter Tret1 isoform X2 — translation MSLVFGNFIAPTTMSRYGRKPANLISIVPLIIGWAAIYFANSITILLLARFLQGLCMGMCTSLGSLLIGEYTSPKNRGAFLMTISVSIAMAVMAVHSLGAYFTWQTTALICGGISFIDLFIVLYSPESPSWLAQKGKYDACKQSFRWLRGDTEEEELRKMIEASILLREAKADMQQTKSWIKKFRNQVEYFKTTVKKKEFMKPIIIMIHIYILGQWSGINMLVAFPIDLFHKMVGKDCNIPLLVLTLDVHRIVANTTALYVIQKVKRRTILGVTVCINITALIACAAYSYAKETGHISMDEFSFGIAIIHIHMFAVATGSLPLCFIIAGEIFPLEYRSLAGGISVLFYSTNLFVTIKTAPFLLSSIDLYGTYLIYASLMIYSLLVVWNLLPETKDRTLQDIEDEFRGRPLSPEELKSVQSLASIRAITADRRCSNPITL, via the coding sequence ATGTCCCTGGTCTTCGGGAACTTCATCGCACCGACAACGATGTCGAGGTACGGCAGGAAGCCTGCCAACCTGATCAGCATAGTGCCACTGATCATCGGCTGGGCAGCCATCTATTTCGCCAACAGCATCACCATCCTACTCCTGGCCAGGTTCCTTCAGGGACTCTGCATGGGCATGTGCACTTCCCTAGGATCACTTCTAATAGGAGAATACACCAGCCCGAAGAACAGAGGAGCCTTTCTGATGACGATATCAGTTTCCATAGCCATGGCAGTGATGGCAGTACATTCTCTAGGAGCATACTTCACGTGGCAAACCACAGCCTTAATCTGTGGCGGTATCTCCTTCATCGACCTCTTCATCGTATTATATTCACCAGAATCTCCAAGCTGGTTGGCTCAGAAAGGCAAATATGATGCCTGCAAGCAATCCTTCCGATGGCTTAGAGGCGACACCGAGGAAGAAGAACTAAGGAAAATGATAGAAGCAAGCATTCTGCTTAGAGAAGCTAAAGCAGACATGCAGCAAACGAAGTCCTGGATAAAGAAGTTCAGGAACCAGGTGGAGTATTTCAAGACAACGGTGAAGAAAAAGGAGTTTATGAAGCCGATCATCATAATGATACACATCTACATCTTGGGGCAATGGAGCGGGATCAACATGTTGGTGGCGTTCCCCATAGACTTGTTCCATAAGATGGTGGGCAAGGACTGCAACATACCACTACTGGTGCTGACCCTGGACGTGCACAGAATAGTAGCGAACACGACAGCACTGTACGTGATACAGAAAGTGAAAAGACGAACTATATTAGGTGTGAcagtttgtataaatattactGCTCTGATAGCTTGCGCGGCATATTCCTATGCGAAGGAAACCGGCCACATTTCCATGGACGAGTTTAGTTTTGGGATAGCCATAATACATATTCACATGTTTGCTGTAGCCACAGGCTCACTGCCACTATGTTTCATAATAGCTGGTGAGATATTTCCACTGGAATACCGCAGTTTGGCGGGAGGGATCAGCGTGTTGTTCTATTCGACGAATTTATTTGTTACCATAAAAACTGCTCCATTTTTATTAAGTTCTATAGATTTGTATGGAACCTATTTAATATACGCGTCTTTAATGATCTATAGTTTATTAGTTGTATGGAATCTGTTGCCTGAAACGAAGGATAGGACTCTTCAGGATATTGAAGACGAGTTCAGAGGTAGACCTTTGTCTCCTGAGGAGCTGAAGTCTGTGCAATCTTTAGCTTCTATAAGAGCAATCACTGCAGATAGAAGATGCAGTAACCCGATAACTTTATAA